TCATCGAATTTCCCCGCGATGATTTCGTCACAGACTTCAGCGATAACCCCGGCTTTTTCCGCCTCGAGTACACCTAAGTCACGGTTCGCGAGTGCTGCTCCTTTTTTCAGGACTGCGAAGGCACGAATGACTTCAATCGGCATCTTTTCGGTTCCGATTTTAAAGTTTTCCAAACTACGTTGTGTTTGAGCGCCCCATTCTTGCGCTTCCGGTACACGAATTTCCCCCATCGTGTCACGTTCTAGACGGTATTCCATAAACAAATTCCCCCTTTTGATTACTTCTCCTATAGTTTACCGCAAAAGCAGATAGAATGGGAATGAGAGAGACAGTTTTGGGGAATAGTTTATTATCGAAAAAAGGAGTGAAGATTTCATGTGGTTGATCAATTTAATGATTGTTTTACTATTAATTCTAGCAAACGGCGTGTTCGCAATGACCGAACTCGCTTTGTTGTCTTCAAAACGGTCGAAATTAGAAAAAGCAGCGAATGATGGTAAAAAGTCAGCCCATGTTGCGTTAGAACTGCTCGATCGACCAACCGATCTGCTGTCGACCGTACAAGTCGGCATCACGTTGATTGGAATCATTAACGGTGCTTTTGGTGGTGCTGCTCTCTCAGGCCCAGTCATCAATTGGCTCGCACAATTCGGATTTCTCGCTCCTTACGCTAGTACGATCGGCTATATTCTGGTCGTGACGGTCATCACTTATATCTCGCTCGTCATTGGTGAACTTGTTCCAAAACGGATTGCACTCGTCAGTCCTGAAAGGGTCACGATGTGGCTCGCCCCACCGATGCGCTTTTTCTCGATCATCCTTCGACCATTCATCTGGGTCCTTAGTAAATCAACTAGCTCCATCTTCCGCTTGATTGGTCTCGATCGATTACAAACGGAAGACGAAACAGAAGATGAAGTCCGCCAATTACTGATTCGTGGTACTCAAGAAGGCACGTTTAATCGATCAGAAGCCGAACAAGTCTCTCGTGTCTTTGATTTCCACGATTTATACGCTTACGAACTGATGGAGCCACGAACGGTTACCGAATGGATTGACTTAGCCGATGAACCTGATACGATCTTGCGCGAACTAAAAGAAGCGCGACATCGTAACTTACCTGTTGGTCATGGTGATTTGGATCACTTCGTCGGCTTCATCGATGCTAAAGAAGTCCTATCAACGGAACAACCTGTTCAAGAGCTTGAACGACTGATTCAATCCCCGCTGATCGTGCCTCGTCAATTGAAAGCAACGGTCTTGCTCGAGCGGATGCGAAAAGAGACGGTATCAATCGCTTTCGTCTTAGATGAGTATGGTGGTTTTCTCGGTATGATCACGTTATTCGATATCCTCGAGGCATTCGTCGGTGAGATTTCGAGCGTCGAAGAAGAACCGGAACTCGTCATGCGTAAGGATGGTTCCTTTCTTGCTGATGGATTACTGCACATCGATGATTTAAAGCGAACGCTTGGTTATACAGACGATTTACCCGGTGAACAGTTAAACGCCTATCATACGGTTGCCGGTTTAATTTTGTATACGCTAGGTGATGTACCTTCTCGCGGTAGTACTGTCGAGATTGGTCCGTACCGATTTGAGGTCGTTGACTTAGACGGACGTCGCGTCGATCAAATCCTCATTGAACGAATTGAACATGAACAACCACCCCTGCCGTGATGGTAGGGGTGGTTCACTGTACATCAAACTTCATACAAGCGTAACGCCTCGCGTGCTACACGATCTGCCTTGTTCTCGGATCTTGGAATCCACTTCACGAATGCAAGCGGTAAGAGTTGATAGCGCTCAAAGGCAGGATCAAAGATTGTCTGTGTTCGTTTGTTCTTGACGAATTCACGTTCGACTGCAAGTGCAACCGCTTCTGAATCGGTCCGAAACGATATGACGCTCTCTCCTTGCGCGATGAGTTCATGTGCCCACTCGACTGCTTTCGCAAAAGCGATGAATTCTGCTTCATGATTATTAATCGCTTGGATTTGATACATTTTCTCCGTGACTTCGCCTTCGGAGTTTTTACTAAAGAGTCCAACCGCCGCTTCGTCGTTTGAAGGACGGACCGTACCGTCAAAATAAAGTTCAACCATGTTCAATTGCCGCCTCGATTCCTTTTCGTATCGCCTGTTCATCCAGCCCTTTCCCAATGAAGACGAGCGTCGTCTTTGGTTGTTCGCTGAACGGTTCTCGGATGGCTGTTCCGTAAATCATTCCCGTTCCTTGTAGAATGACTTTTCGTTCCGTATCTGAAAAATGAATGATCCCTTTATACCGATAGAGATCCTCCGCATACGCTTCTAAAACTTCACGCAGTACCATTCCAAACCGATTTCGATTCAACGGTCGTTCTTCGACAATCGTCAGTGCCGTGAAATCATCGACTGACTGATGGACTTGATCTGTTTGCTGACTGAGCCGTACTTGTTCTTCTTTTGGAAAGTGGAACGTTTCGAACAATTGATCGGATTCCACTTGTCCTAGTTCCGTCTCGATGATAGCTGCTGAGGGATTACGTTCGCGTAGCAAAGCAGTCAATGTTTCGCGATCCGACGCATCGACTAAATCGATTTTGTTCAAGAGAAGAACATCGGCAAATCCGATTTGTTTCACATTTTCCTGGAACGTCAGTTGACGTTCTAAATGGTACGCATCGATAACCGTAACGACACTTGAAATCTGATAGAACTGTTCAACGGCTGGTTCAAAATAAAACGTCTGCAGAATCGGTCCTGGATCGGCAACACCTGTCGTCTCAATCAATAATCGATCAAATGATAATTCGCCATCTCGACGCCGTTTCGCAATCCGAAGTAGTGCATCCCGTAAATCGCCTCGAATCGAACAACAAATGCAACCATTCGTTAGCTCAATCATCTCTTCGTCACTACGTTCGATCAACGCTTCATCAATATGAACGGAACCGACTTCGTTGACGAGTAAGGCAAACTTCTCAGTCGGTTGAGAGACGAGGTGATTGAGTAACGTGGTTTTACCGGCACCTAAAAAACCAGTAATGATGGTCGTACGTATTTTGTCTTGCATGATTTCACTCCTTAGCGTCCTTGTTGCTGACGCCATTTTTCTTTTCGTGCATCGAGCAGATCAATTGCATGGAGATACCAAGCATCTGTCGTTTGTGGTGTCACGCTTGATCCCCACTCACGTTTCCCGTGATGTGATAATACCATATGCATGAGACGATGGTAGACCGCACGCGGTAATCGAATGTCTTCTTCTCGGAGCGTTTGCTCGAGTACGAAACATCCGTAGGGCATATGACCAATCAATATACCGTCCGGATCAAGTGCAATGCCTGCTAGTTCTTCCTCTTCTTCCGTCACCTGCAACAGTCTCGAAAAACGATCTGCCGAAGCCCCTGCATGTGTATACTCCCATAGTTTTCCGATGTCATGCAACAAAATACCGAGTAACAATTCGTTCGGATTCGGACGTTGATCTAACAGCGCGATCCCTTTTGCCGCTTGATAGAGTGCATCAAAACTGTCATCCCAAGAAAATTGGCGCATCTCACGTTCATTTGCTTGGAATAGTTCATTCTTATGATCAGCTTCTGCTTCTTGGATACATTTGAGTAGCGTCAAATAGGGTTGTTCACTATCGCAGATTCCGCGACCAATCGTCATCATACAAGCTGTATGTTTGAGTAGTCCACCAATATAGGCATGATGATGAAAAAGAGCAGCCGGTCGTGTTGAAAAGTCCGTCCAGTACTGCCGCAATATCGAAAGCGCAATCTCTTGATACGGGGAATCGAGTTGACCGACTAATCCGAGCAATTGATCACGATATGCTTCAAGCAACTCATCTGCAGGTAGCTGTGGTAAGAACTGCGTCGGTGAGGCATCATGAATCGGTGTGACGCGTTGAACCGTCAACGATTTATTACCGGATTGCGGCGGATACTCCTCTACCTTTGCCTCGACTCGAACGATTCGTGTCTCGAGATACGGACGAAGTGCTTCTTCTGCTGTCCCTTGATTGATCCATTGTTTTCCCTTACAAGATCCTGCTGGTGAGTTGAACGTGAATTGTAACCATTCTCGCCCGGTTTGACCAGTACGGATTTCACCAGAGGCAACGAGTAAGACTTCTTCAATTCGTTCACCGGGTGCAAGTGTATCAATCGAAAGTCCAATCGGTTGATCCGAATAGTTGATAGAAAAAGCATCATTTTCATAAGGAGGCATCGTCACTTCTGGAAGTGCCTTAAATAATTGAATCACATCATCTCACTCCTTTTTCTTCATTCATATCATAGCAGACACGATTTCATCACGACTACTATTAAACAGATATTGTAAGCGTTTTCTAAATGAATTATGATGAAACTGGAAGTCTACTTTAATGCCTAAAGGAGGAGAAAAGATGATTCGACCACTTACTCATTTATACAGTGAAGCTGTTGCCACACTCGATCAATGGAATGCAACAGAAATCGTAACACGCGATCAAATTCGACAAGCTGTTCAATTGTACGATCCGTATCAAACGCAGACGTCATATGCATTAGAACAGTTGTTGATCCAAGAATTGCGCCAGGCTTGTCACCTTGTTCAAGAACAGGGACTACCATTAGCTGATGTGCAAACAGAATTACTCATCCTCTCTGCGTTTCAAAGTGATGCCGGCTATCAAGCAGAAGAAATTCAAGATATGTCACCTTCGACTATCAAAAGGCATTTATCTTCTCTTGACGCCGCCTTTAACCGACTATTACATCAGTTATTTTTACATCAGTCTCAACCAGACATTCTGTGTCAACGGTTCTTGACGATCCTCGCAGGCGCGGTCGCCACAAAATGTGCAATCCGTGCTAAGCGTCTGAAGGAAGCGATGCTTGTTCATCCATAACAAAAAAATCCTGACTCATACGAGTCAGGATTTTTTATTCAACGACCTGGCATTCCAGCTCCTTGATTGGCTTTGTATGAAAATGCGGCGTTCCGCTTCGTCATATTCTATAGTCATCATGACAAACTATTCAAGCTCTGTCAATTCTTTTCTAAAAAAAAGTGGACCGATTTTCGATTGAAAATCAGTCCGAATGGAAGAGTGAATAATTACCATGGCAATGCTTGATTTCATCATACAATGCAATGGAAGCGTTTACAACCCTTTTTCGTTAAATTTTTTCAAGAAAATATTCGTTCGCTAGTGGCAAGTGGATGACTTCGATTCCGCTTTGTCGCATCAGATTCAATCCGTCCCCATATTCATATCCTGTCGAATAGACGACACGATCGATTTTGGAGGCAATCAGTGCTAAACTGCATGCGTGACATGGACTATGTGTGACATAAGCTGTCGCATGACGCGCACTTGTCGAGTCGGCTGCTAGTTTACCGAGTGCATTGATTTCAGCATGAATTTCATGTTGCTTCGACCACTCATGATGTTCCTCTTGATTTTCACAACGATAAAACGAAACGCCATCTCGTTCCAGCGACTCTTCAACAATTGGATGATCAGGTCGTGATGTATAGAGAATGCCATCTTGCTTTAAGTAGATTTCGTTACAATTCACATGTTGGCTTGGTGTTCCGTTTATTCCAATTGAAATTGGCTTCTCATCTTTGACGATAACACATGCAACAGATTTCGATGCACATTTAGAATGACGATCTGCCATCATCCGTGCAAATAATAACCACGTCGTATCCCATTTTAACTGCTTCTCTTCGCTTTTCATTCCTAATCCTTCCTTTCATGAAGGAAAGGAACACGAAAAATCGTGTTCCTTAGTATGGTCGATTCGGTAGTTCTCTGCTTTTTGAAGCGACTTCGATGACTTTTTGTTTCAGTTCGTTCTCCATTCGCTCTAGTTCATGCTCCGCGTCACGACGCTTCTGTTTTCCTTCTTGTTGGATGCGTAATGTCTCGTCAAGTGTCTCGATCAAGTTTTGATGCGCAACCTTTAATGACTCAACAGATACGATACCTTTTTCATTTTCTTCAGCAATCTCGATCGACGATTCCTTCAGTAACTTCGAATTTTGCTCCAGTAACTGGTTCGTCGTATTAGTGACATCCTTTTGCATTTCAAGAGCTGCCTTTTGACGCGACAAGCTCAAGGATAGGACTACTTGGTTCTTCCACAGTGGAATCGTATTGACGACGGCTGATTCGATTTTTTCCGCTAAAATTTGATTGTTTTGCTGGATGACTCGAATTTGCGGCGCCATTTGCAAACTGATCGTCCGTGACAATTTTAAATCATGGATTTTCTTTTCAAAACGATCGGTTAATTGAATCAAGTCATTCAACTCTTGTAATTTCGTCTGATCCCGCGATACTTCCACTTCTGTTCGTAACGGTTCAATCTCATGTTGACGAACGTGGGCAATTTTCGTTTCACCGGCTGCAATATAAACGTTCAATTCTTCGAAATAACGCTTATTTTTTTGGTACATTTGATCAAGTAATGTGATGTCCTTCATCAACCCGAACTTCGAACGATCTAAATTGTGTACGACTTCTTCCAAATACGCACTCATCTTCTCGTATTGTAAGAAGTACGTCTCCGCTTTTTTCTTCGCCCGACCAATGACCGGTACGTTCGACCAGAAACTCTTTTTTTCTTGGAGTGTGTCTGGATCCATTTGGCGGACACGTTGCATTAAATCACTCAACAATTTTCCCGCTTCACCGCCATCCTTCATCTTCACTTCACTTAAGACTTGATCAGAGAATTGGGATAACTCACGTTGCACAGGCGCGCCAAACTGCATGACAGCATCCGTTTTTTGAAGATCAATCACCTGAAGCAAGCGTTCAATCTTTTGTCGTTGTTCTGACGGAACATCTGAAGGGATCATCTCTTCGACCGGTCGTGCCGGCATTTTTGGTGGTGTCTCTGCTACATTCAGGTCGACCGACGGATCAGAAATCGTCGGTTGATCTTGCTCATCAGGCCATTGTTGCCACGTATCTTTATCAGAATGGGTCATGTCGGTAACTCTCCTCCTGTTTTCGTTGTTCAGTCTCTTGCGACAATACTTTTTCAATTGTCAAAAGTTCCCGTTCTAAATCAACGGTATCTCCTTCAAGTAACAAGGTTTGTTGCTGTTTCAACTTTTGACCAATCATTTTCAAGTTCGAAATCAATTGATTTTTCGTATCCAATTGAACTTGTGCACCACGGCGTTCCAAATCGGCATATTTTTCTGAAATCGACAATAAGGAATCCAGGTAGAATGTAAAGAAGTCTCGAACTTTTTTGACGTCGCGTGGACTTTCATATAACTCCTCGAACAACACATGCGCTTCACGCGAGACGATTCGCATCTCACTTCTGATTTCACTATCTCGAATGGACGGAACGATTTGATCGTACGTCTGAATTTTCGTAAATCCTTCTTCAATTGTCCGCTGTAATACTTGAAGCTCCAAATCATCTGTCTCTTCAAAACGACGCGTTGCCCGTTCTGGTTTTAAAATGACACTTCCGACGAACTCCTCTTCATCGTCAAGAAGTAATTTCTTTTTCACATTTTTTCGCTTGATTTCAGTCGACTTCCGTTCTGTCCGATATCGTCGACCTGGTTTAGTCCGGTAACCGCTCCAAATGAACCACAACCCAAGAGCGATGAAGATTCCCGAGAAGTTGAACGTATCGGCTAATTGTAGAAATACGAACATCATACCGATGGAACCAAATATCCACCATGAAGACTTCATGTCATCCCCTCTTCCTTCGTGCTGATTCTTCTATCAGGTTTACGTGTCTTTATTTTAACATTACGTATGGTCTAACAAAAAGTTTCCCGTTTTTGCGAAATGTTATGCCTCATGTATTCATATTTCACCATACTTTTTAACGAATAACATCAGACTGAAGAATGAACTATTCGTTCTTTCCTTCTTGATATCATCTCACAACAAATAAGGTAGTCGACAATGCTAGTCGACTACCTTATCAAGAATATTTCATTTGTTATCCGAACAATGGCCAGACAAGAATAACGAGAATCGCGACCGGACTCAAGTAACATACACTAAGTCGCCAGATCGGAACCATTTTTTTCATCATTGGACTCGTTACGAGTTCCTGTTCGACAAGAGCTCGATCTAGTTTATAGCCAGCAAATATCGAGATCAATAAAGCACCGATTGGCATCAAAATATTCGAGACAAGAAAATCAACACTGTCAAAGAATGTTTTTCCCATGAATTGAGCATCACCTAAGATTCCGAACGAGAGGGCAGATGGAATGCCGACGATTGCGATGGCTAGTGTCGCTAGCCATGTTGTTCGTTTTTTATCATGCATCGTCGCATTTTCTTTACGATCGGTTAAGGAAGCAACAACGACTTCAAGCATGGCAATCGATGAGGTGATCGATGCGAAAGCGAATAAAAGGAAGAACAATGTCAAGAAGACTGAGCCAAACTGGATTTGACTGAAGACAGTTGGTAAGACGATAAAGAGTAACGCCGGTCCTTCTGCCGGATCAAGCCCCGAAGCAAAAACCGCTGGGAAAATCGCAAATCCTGCCAGTAATGAGACGGCGACGTTCATCGCGACGATCCATGCTGCAGAACGATTGATTTCTCCACGTTCCTTCATATAGGAAGCGTATGTCAGCATCGCTGATACACCAAGTGATAGTGAAAAGAACGCTTGACCGAGTGCACTGAGCACCGATGTTCGATTCAAGACCGAGAAATCAGGTTGTATGAAGAACTTAACACCTTCCATTGCACCATCGAGTGTCAAAGAGCGGACTACGAGAACAATGAAACAAACGAATAATAAGGGCATCATGATTTTACTCATTTTTTCAATACCAGATTGAACACCACGTAATACGATCCAGCACGTCAATGCGAGGAATATTAATTGTCCTGAAATGACATACACTGGTGAGGCTGAAATCGTACCAAACAGTTCACCAAGCGCCCCACTGTCCATCGTCGTTAAGCGACCGGTAAAACCAAGGATCGTATAAATCAAGACCCATCCGCCGATTACGCTGTAGAAAGAGAGCAACAAGAAACATGCGATGACACCAAGGACACCAATGAACGTAAACTTCTTATGACCAAGCGCCGAGAATGCCCGGAGTGCCGTTTTCCCGCTCGTTCGACCGATTAAAAATTCGGCAATCAAGACAGGCAGTCCAAGTAATAAGGTAAACACGAGGAATAAGAGTAAAAAGGCGCCTCCTCCGTTCGTCCCAGTCGTGTACGGAAATTTCCAGATGGCCCCCAGACCAATGGCGGATCCCGCTGCTGCTAAAATAAACCCAACTTTTGAAGCCCATGCGTTTCCTTTCATGGTGCTCCACCTCCTTTTCAAAATACTTTTTCATTGTACAGAAAGAATCCGTGAAAGTCATCCTTTATCAAATATTTTCTTTAAAGCGTCAAAGCATAACCGCATACATGTATTGAACAAACATAAAAAAAGAGAAAATCGTATGATTTTACGACTTTCTCTTCAATCTCACTTTATTATAGTGTGCCTCCATACATTTGGAGATATTCTGGTAATACTTTGACTGTAACTGGCGTATGGATGGCTTTTTCACCATCTGTATCGATGACTTTTGCATCTTTCGTTTTTAACTGAAAACCGCTCGTCAAGATGTGCGTAAAGGAAGGATCATTAGCAAGACCAATTTTTTGAAGGATTACATCGCGAATGGTCGTCAAGTTCACTTCATCGACGATGACTAAATCAAGTTTCCCATCGTTATACGCTCCATCGGACAAGTTTGTTTCGATTCCACCGAGCGATTCTCCATTTGCTGCAAGAATTAGTACCGCTTCACCGGTCATATGACGCCCTTCGTCTAGGATCAATTCATATTCGAATGGTTTTGCTTCTAGACTCGAACGGATAGTCGATAGATAATAACCCATCTTACCAAGACGTGCTTTTTCCTCTGTATCGATACCAATGGATGCTTCTGCGACAAGACCAACACCAAGGAAATTCAAAAAATAGCTATCTTCGACTTGTCCAAGATCGACTTGGACAACATGTTGCATCGCAATCGCTTCCGCAGCAAGGCGTGGCGCCATCGGTAAGCCAAGCGTTCGTGCGAAATCATTGCATGTCCCTCCAGGAATGATGCCAAGAATGGGTCGATCGTCTAGTTTTGCGACGCCGTTGATCGTTTCAAAGACAGTCCCATCTCCACCGATGACAACGACGGCGTCAAACGCGGACGAATCTTCCGCGAAGTGCATCGCATCCCCTGCTTGCTTCGTATTTTTTATGACGATTTCATCGAATAAGGTACTTAACGGTTCAATGACTTCTCCAAGTAATCCTGTACCATTCGTTCCGGCTGTAGGATTGCTGATCAGTAACAGTTTCATTGAATGATGCCTTCTTTCTTCAGGTAATCACGGGCGACCTCATTTGCTGTCTTCCCACCGTATGCGACCGCTTCATTCATCTTAGACATCTCTTCATCTGAAATTTTACCTGATAATTGCTCAAGTGCTTGTTTTACTTCTGGATACTCCTCGATCGTCTCTTGTCGCAGAAGAGGAGCTCCTTCATATGGAGGGAATAGTTGCTGATCGTCTTTTAAGACGACCATGTCGTATTTCGCAATCTCCGGATCTGTCGAGTAAGCATCAATGACATCGATCTCACCTGACTCGATTGCTTTATAGCGCAATTTTGGTTCCATCGTGACCACTTTCTGGAAATTAACGTCATATTTATCTTGAATCCCTTTATACCCATCCTGTCGGTCCTTAAATTCTAACGTGAATCCAGCCGTCAACTGATTCGCGACCTGTTTTAAATCAGAGATCGTCTTCAAATCGTAACGGTCTGCTAATTTCTTTGGAACAGCTACAGCATAGGTATTGTTATAGTTCATCGGTGGTAGCAAGGCTAAATCTTGTTTTTCAAGACCGGCTTTTGCCTGTTCATACACTTCTTTTGCATCATTCGACTTCGGTTTTTCATTCGTCAAACTAGCGAGCACCGTTCCTGTAAACTCTGGATACGCATCGATATCACCTGATTCGAGTGCCTTATAGACGAAGGTCGTCTTCCCGAAGTTCGGTTTGACTTGTACCGTCAAATCCGTTTCATCTTCAATGACAACCTTATACATATTCATTAAAATTTCTGGTTCTACGCCTAGTTTTCCGGCAACGACGAGATCCGGTCGTTCACTACGCCCGAACGCGAATGGAGCGGCGACGATTGCGACCATCAAGACGACTGCTGTCACGAGACGTGCTGTTTGTCGTTTACGTGTCGCGACTTCCGTTTGACGTAACAATCCGTCAAATAACAGGGCAAGGAGTGCTGCTGGAATCGCACCAAGCAACAGTAGATAATTATCATTGCGGTCAATCCCGAGGAGAATGATGGATCCTAATCCTCCTGCACCAATCAAGGCAGCGATCGTTGCCGTACCAATGATCAGTACCATGGCGGTCCGAATCCCGGCCATCATGACAGGCAAAGCCAACGGGAGTTCGACTTTCCAAAGGCTCTGCATCGGAGTCATTCCACACGCTCGTGCTGCTTCCTTGATCGAAGGATCGACTTCGGCAAGACCCGTGTAGGTATTACGAACGATTGGTAACAAGGAATATAAGACCAGTGCAATAATGGACGGGACTGTACCGATTCCAACGAGCGGGATCATCAGACCGAGTAATGCGAGAGATGGAATCGTCTGGATGACAGAGGTTACACCAATTGACCACTCACTCAGACGTTTGTTACGTGATAAGTAAATCCCGAGCGGAATAGCGATGACACATGCGATCAGCAAGGAAATGACCGATAATTGAATATGCTCGATTAACGCTTGAAGCAATTCCGTCTTCCGGTCTTGGTACGTTTCGATCAATCCATTCATTCGACACTCCCCCTAACTTGACGCATGAACTCTTGAACGAATGGATCGTTACTAGCTAGTACTTCTTCTTTCGTACCAATGAAAGCAATCTCCCCAGCGTTCATCAGACAAATGCGACTGCCCAGTTTTAATGCTTCGTTCATATCGTGTGTAACGAACAAGATTGTTTTGCCTAGTTCTTCGTTTAGATGCAACAAATCATTTTGCAATTGTTCACGTGAAATGGGATCAAGCGCAGAGAACGGTTCATCCATCAAGATGACATCTTGTTCTGCTGCGAGTGCGCGCATGACGCCGACACGTTGTTGTTGTCCACCAGAAAGTTCACTTGGGTATTTCTTTTTAAGTGATGTATTTAATCCAGTCAATCGGAATAATTCATCGACCCGTCGCGACACTTTTTCTTTATCCCACTTCAATAATTCGGGTACGACGCTGACATTTTCCTCAATCGTCATGTGTGGAAAAAGAGCAATCTGTTGCAAGACGTATCCAATTCGACGCCGGAGTTCATGTTCATTAATTGACATGATCGGTTCACCATCAATCCAAATTTGTCCCTCCGAGTGATCAATCAATCGATTAACCATTTTCATCGTCGTCGTTTTACCGCAACCTGAAGGACCAATCAAGCAAAAAATCTCACCTCGATCAACAGTAAAGTTGACGTGTTGTACTGCCTTTGTCCCGTCTGCATACGTTTTGCCGACATCCTTAAATTCAATCACGTATCATCCCTCGTTTCCCCTGTTTATTATCTTTGTAAAATTCCCCTTTCTCTGGGGTTCTAAAACCTATTCCGTTCATTTGTTCCCCTGTTTTTATAAATCTTTCCTTGAGTAGATAAATCATCGCAATAACAAAAAGGACGGTGGAGAATATCCACCGTCTGACTGTATGATGCTTTTATTCGAACGTCACCGTTACATGTCGGCGACCCCATTCTAACGCTTCTTGTTTAGAACCTACTAAAAGATCCATGATTTTCCCACGAATTGCACCACCCGTATCGAGGGCAATCGCATCTCCGAAACCTTCTACATGTACCTTAGTTCCAAGTGGAACGACTGATGGATCGACTGCTACGATTCGACGTCCTTCGTATGTAATCGTATTCGTGACGTCATAACCCGATGCCGTTAATGCACGACCATTATACAAGCGACTACCATTGTTTTCTGGATTTGTCGTATATGCTGTCGTCTCAAACGTTTCCGTCCGTTTCGAGGAAGAATTACTCTGTGCTTGCACATGACTTTGTTTCGTAGCTTGCTGCGCTTTCTTTTTAGCATCCAATTTAGCTCTCTGCTCTGTTTTAGCTTTCTGCTCTGCTTGTAAGCGTGCCTGTTTTCGTGCCTCTGCTTGTTCACGCTTCTCTTGAGCAGCTTGACGTTTCATCTCTAATGGATTTTGGACGATCGTTTTCTCCGTACCGATCCCGATTTGTGCGGCTGACGCTTCATGTTGCGGCAAAAGAATAAATATGA
This window of the Exiguobacterium acetylicum genome carries:
- a CDS encoding sodium-dependent transporter, which gives rise to MKGNAWASKVGFILAAAGSAIGLGAIWKFPYTTGTNGGGAFLLLFLVFTLLLGLPVLIAEFLIGRTSGKTALRAFSALGHKKFTFIGVLGVIACFLLLSFYSVIGGWVLIYTILGFTGRLTTMDSGALGELFGTISASPVYVISGQLIFLALTCWIVLRGVQSGIEKMSKIMMPLLFVCFIVLVVRSLTLDGAMEGVKFFIQPDFSVLNRTSVLSALGQAFFSLSLGVSAMLTYASYMKERGEINRSAAWIVAMNVAVSLLAGFAIFPAVFASGLDPAEGPALLFIVLPTVFSQIQFGSVFLTLFFLLFAFASITSSIAMLEVVVASLTDRKENATMHDKKRTTWLATLAIAIVGIPSALSFGILGDAQFMGKTFFDSVDFLVSNILMPIGALLISIFAGYKLDRALVEQELVTSPMMKKMVPIWRLSVCYLSPVAILVILVWPLFG
- a CDS encoding diacylglycerol/lipid kinase family protein, whose amino-acid sequence is MKLLLISNPTAGTNGTGLLGEVIEPLSTLFDEIVIKNTKQAGDAMHFAEDSSAFDAVVVIGGDGTVFETINGVAKLDDRPILGIIPGGTCNDFARTLGLPMAPRLAAEAIAMQHVVQVDLGQVEDSYFLNFLGVGLVAEASIGIDTEEKARLGKMGYYLSTIRSSLEAKPFEYELILDEGRHMTGEAVLILAANGESLGGIETNLSDGAYNDGKLDLVIVDEVNLTTIRDVILQKIGLANDPSFTHILTSGFQLKTKDAKVIDTDGEKAIHTPVTVKVLPEYLQMYGGTL
- a CDS encoding ABC transporter permease/substrate-binding protein, translated to MNGLIETYQDRKTELLQALIEHIQLSVISLLIACVIAIPLGIYLSRNKRLSEWSIGVTSVIQTIPSLALLGLMIPLVGIGTVPSIIALVLYSLLPIVRNTYTGLAEVDPSIKEAARACGMTPMQSLWKVELPLALPVMMAGIRTAMVLIIGTATIAALIGAGGLGSIILLGIDRNDNYLLLLGAIPAALLALLFDGLLRQTEVATRKRQTARLVTAVVLMVAIVAAPFAFGRSERPDLVVAGKLGVEPEILMNMYKVVIEDETDLTVQVKPNFGKTTFVYKALESGDIDAYPEFTGTVLASLTNEKPKSNDAKEVYEQAKAGLEKQDLALLPPMNYNNTYAVAVPKKLADRYDLKTISDLKQVANQLTAGFTLEFKDRQDGYKGIQDKYDVNFQKVVTMEPKLRYKAIESGEIDVIDAYSTDPEIAKYDMVVLKDDQQLFPPYEGAPLLRQETIEEYPEVKQALEQLSGKISDEEMSKMNEAVAYGGKTANEVARDYLKKEGIIQ
- a CDS encoding ABC transporter ATP-binding protein, producing MIEFKDVGKTYADGTKAVQHVNFTVDRGEIFCLIGPSGCGKTTTMKMVNRLIDHSEGQIWIDGEPIMSINEHELRRRIGYVLQQIALFPHMTIEENVSVVPELLKWDKEKVSRRVDELFRLTGLNTSLKKKYPSELSGGQQQRVGVMRALAAEQDVILMDEPFSALDPISREQLQNDLLHLNEELGKTILFVTHDMNEALKLGSRICLMNAGEIAFIGTKEEVLASNDPFVQEFMRQVRGSVE
- a CDS encoding 3D domain-containing protein, with amino-acid sequence MKRTSFLLSLCIAGFIFILLPQHEASAAQIGIGTEKTIVQNPLEMKRQAAQEKREQAEARKQARLQAEQKAKTEQRAKLDAKKKAQQATKQSHVQAQSNSSSKRTETFETTAYTTNPENNGSRLYNGRALTASGYDVTNTITYEGRRIVAVDPSVVPLGTKVHVEGFGDAIALDTGGAIRGKIMDLLVGSKQEALEWGRRHVTVTFE